From a single Endozoicomonas euniceicola genomic region:
- a CDS encoding OmpA family protein: protein MRIANYIKAATLAASALWLAGCASTGGESTSGVETSITPEETVVTDNVIIETMPVLDPAVQAVIDSGEVEASAEEVEMLLDRDTFNFAFDSSKLSDSDYKALDVQAAYLNSDQGKGKKIIVQGHTDERGTRTYNLALGERRANAVKDYLEAKGVASSRIDVISFGFEKPVDPAHNETAWAKNRRAQIVIN from the coding sequence ATGCGAATTGCCAATTATATTAAGGCAGCTACCCTGGCGGCTTCTGCCCTGTGGCTGGCAGGTTGTGCCTCTACCGGCGGTGAAAGTACTTCGGGCGTAGAAACCTCGATAACACCTGAAGAAACGGTTGTGACTGACAATGTAATCATTGAAACTATGCCAGTACTGGATCCGGCGGTACAGGCTGTTATCGACAGCGGTGAAGTTGAGGCGAGTGCTGAAGAGGTCGAGATGCTTTTGGATCGCGACACATTTAACTTTGCTTTCGACAGTTCCAAGCTAAGCGACAGTGACTATAAGGCTCTCGACGTGCAGGCAGCTTACCTGAATTCTGATCAGGGTAAGGGCAAGAAGATTATTGTGCAGGGACACACGGATGAGCGTGGCACCCGTACTTACAACCTGGCCCTGGGTGAGCGCCGTGCTAATGCGGTAAAAGATTACCTGGAAGCAAAAGGCGTCGCCAGCAGTCGTATTGACGTGATTAGTTTCGGTTTCGAGAAGCCGGTTGATCCAGCCCATAATGAAACAGCCTGGGCTAAGAACCGTCGCGCGCAGATAGTGATTAACTAA
- the nadA gene encoding quinolinate synthase NadA — protein MSVVSSRDFVKSHLQGQSIETLDAEREEALKERVRQLLDRENAVLVAHYYTDPVVQALAEETGGFIADSLEMARFGSRHPASTLVVAGVRFMGETSKILSPEKRVLMPTLEAECSLDLGCPVDEFSAFCDQHPDRSVVVYANTSAAVKARADWVVTSSCALDIVEHLMDQDKKIIWGPDKYLGSYIQKQTGADMLLWNSSCIVHEEFKAKGITDLKKVYPDAAVLVHPESPESVIEVADVVGSTSQLLKASRELTNNTFIVATDRGIFYKMLQASPDKSFVEAPTAGESATCKSCAHCPWMAMNTLDALIQCLENPGPMNLVEVGESLRVRSLEPLQKMLDFTASMAK, from the coding sequence ATGAGCGTAGTGAGTAGCAGAGACTTTGTTAAGAGTCACCTTCAGGGGCAGTCCATTGAAACTCTGGATGCTGAGCGGGAAGAAGCCCTGAAAGAGCGGGTTCGGCAACTTCTTGATCGCGAAAATGCGGTTCTGGTGGCTCACTATTACACCGATCCGGTTGTGCAGGCGCTGGCTGAGGAAACCGGCGGTTTTATTGCCGACTCGCTTGAGATGGCCCGTTTTGGTAGTCGTCACCCGGCGTCTACATTGGTGGTGGCCGGTGTTCGTTTTATGGGGGAAACCTCCAAGATTCTGAGTCCGGAAAAGCGCGTGTTGATGCCAACACTCGAAGCTGAATGTTCACTGGACCTGGGTTGTCCGGTGGATGAGTTTTCTGCATTTTGTGACCAGCACCCGGATCGATCCGTTGTCGTCTATGCCAATACCTCCGCTGCTGTGAAAGCGAGAGCTGACTGGGTGGTCACTTCCAGCTGTGCGCTGGATATTGTTGAACATCTGATGGATCAGGACAAAAAGATCATCTGGGGGCCGGACAAATACCTGGGCAGTTACATTCAGAAACAGACAGGGGCCGACATGCTGCTGTGGAACAGTAGCTGTATTGTCCATGAGGAGTTCAAGGCCAAAGGCATCACCGACCTGAAAAAGGTTTATCCTGATGCCGCTGTCCTGGTTCATCCAGAGTCGCCTGAATCAGTGATTGAAGTCGCCGATGTGGTCGGCTCAACCAGTCAGCTGCTCAAAGCGTCCCGGGAGCTGACAAACAATACCTTTATCGTGGCCACCGACCGGGGGATTTTCTACAAAATGCTGCAGGCCTCTCCGGATAAGTCGTTTGTCGAAGCGCCGACAGCGGGTGAAAGTGCAACTTGTAAGAGTTGTGCGCACTGTCCGTGGATGGCGATGAATACGCTGGATGCCTTGATTCAGTGCCTGGAAAATCCGGGTCCGATGAATTTGGTTGAGGTGGGTGAGAGCCTTCGTGTCCGTTCCCTGGAGCCGCTGCAGAAGATGCTCGACTTTACCGCTTCCATGGCAAAGTAA
- a CDS encoding M48 family metalloprotease: MAALLGTWLGLSSAVVSAAPIELPSLGDSTSGIISPQQEYELGQTYLKYLRSRTSTVSDAETKDYLERLIYRLAEHSDLRDHRLSTMIIDSPNLNAFAAPGGIIGVNTGLFFNASNEAQFAAVMAHELAHLSQRHYARNVEEAKRKSIPTAAAIIASVVLMATAGSDAGVAALSSTIAGVQSSNLRFSRHFEREADNLGIIILSKAGFDPNAMPEIFEEMNRSSRFQSRPPEFLLTHPVTDSRIADSRARAVQMPAKGTKGSVDYQLVRIRLFALSAENPAAFAKQLQNELSDGYTSAPDVTRYGLALASYLSKDYATAEKALNTLLEKHPNNLYIIMAKARLESAQGKHKEALARIDRALKVYLDNYPLMFTKAELQTESKDFAGARDTLQSLSRSRPDDPDIWYYLAEAQGQADDILGLHQSRAEFFFLSGNLDDAIKHLQYAKKLAGNNYALTARIEKKLNDVYAYRNKLKNE, translated from the coding sequence ATGGCAGCCCTGCTTGGCACCTGGCTTGGACTTTCCTCAGCAGTTGTGAGCGCGGCCCCTATCGAACTCCCTAGCCTGGGTGATAGCACATCAGGCATTATCTCTCCGCAACAGGAGTACGAGCTGGGTCAGACTTATCTGAAATACTTACGTAGTCGTACATCCACCGTCAGCGACGCGGAAACCAAAGACTACCTGGAACGCCTGATCTATCGGCTGGCAGAACACAGCGACCTGCGCGACCACCGGCTATCGACCATGATTATCGACAGCCCGAACCTCAATGCTTTTGCAGCACCCGGTGGCATCATTGGTGTCAACACGGGCCTGTTTTTCAATGCCAGCAATGAAGCTCAGTTTGCAGCGGTTATGGCGCACGAACTGGCCCACCTGAGCCAGCGCCACTACGCCCGGAATGTTGAAGAAGCTAAACGCAAAAGCATTCCAACCGCTGCCGCCATCATTGCCTCGGTGGTCCTTATGGCAACAGCGGGAAGCGACGCAGGTGTTGCGGCACTATCCTCAACCATTGCCGGCGTCCAGAGCAGCAACCTGCGCTTCAGCCGTCATTTCGAACGTGAAGCAGACAACCTTGGCATTATCATTTTGTCCAAAGCGGGTTTTGACCCCAACGCCATGCCGGAAATCTTTGAAGAAATGAACCGGTCCAGTCGTTTCCAAAGCCGACCACCTGAGTTTCTGCTGACTCACCCGGTCACCGACAGCCGGATTGCCGACTCCCGGGCCAGGGCTGTACAGATGCCCGCCAAGGGAACCAAAGGCAGTGTCGATTATCAACTGGTGCGTATACGACTGTTTGCCCTTAGTGCAGAAAACCCGGCAGCCTTTGCCAAACAACTGCAAAACGAACTTTCGGATGGCTATACCAGCGCTCCGGATGTCACCCGCTATGGTCTGGCACTGGCCAGCTATCTCAGCAAAGATTACGCCACAGCAGAAAAAGCGCTGAATACGCTACTGGAAAAACACCCGAACAATCTTTACATCATCATGGCTAAAGCCCGTCTGGAATCAGCCCAGGGCAAACACAAAGAAGCGTTGGCCCGTATCGACCGGGCATTAAAGGTTTATCTGGATAACTACCCTCTGATGTTTACCAAGGCGGAACTGCAAACAGAGAGCAAAGACTTTGCCGGGGCCAGAGATACACTGCAAAGCCTTAGCCGCAGCCGACCCGATGATCCTGATATCTGGTATTACCTGGCAGAGGCACAGGGGCAGGCGGACGACATTCTCGGCCTGCATCAGTCAAGAGCAGAGTTTTTCTTTCTCAGCGGCAACCTCGATGATGCCATCAAGCACCTTCAGTACGCTAAAAAGCTGGCTGGCAATAATTATGCGCTGACGGCACGAATCGAGAAAAAGCTCAATGACGTCTATGCCTATCGGAATAAGTTGAAAAACGAATAA
- the tolB gene encoding Tol-Pal system beta propeller repeat protein TolB — MTRLMTRSMTRSMMSTINTAPNHFDSGGSRYLIMVRWFMAFALLLLAQLALVMPARAELTIEITQGNDRAVRLAVAPFSFDGKTILPEDMAGTISDDLRLSGLFDPLKRDDMLSFPSKESNVFYRDWKVLGASYLVIGQVSQSSGQYTVNYQLFDVLRQRSVLKGQVRGVESQLRTLAHKISDAVYEKITGIPADFSTRLMYVTAQRHSVNNTDYQLNYADADGKRARVIVRSKEPILSPAWSPDGRRIAYVSFETGKPAIFLQQLATGKRQKLTDYKGLNSSPVFSPDGKQVALVLSKDGNPNIYVKDLASGKLSQLTRHFSIDTEPDWMPDGNSIVFTSNRGGSAQIYQLDVKHRSDGSVEPVGKPRRLTFKGRFNARAKVFPDGKSLALVHKGQGAAEFNIAILDLDTNRLRLLTSAQLEDSPSVSPGGRRLIYSVQGGKHGELGIVTADGRVKYRLPSATGDVREPVWGPAVR, encoded by the coding sequence ATGACTCGTTTGATGACTCGCTCAATGACTCGCTCAATGATGAGTACGATAAATACAGCACCGAACCACTTTGATTCAGGAGGAAGCCGCTATTTGATCATGGTCAGATGGTTTATGGCTTTTGCCCTCTTGCTTCTGGCTCAGCTGGCTCTGGTGATGCCTGCAAGGGCTGAGCTGACCATTGAGATTACCCAGGGTAACGATCGTGCGGTGCGCCTGGCGGTGGCACCGTTCAGTTTTGATGGTAAGACGATTCTGCCGGAAGATATGGCAGGAACCATCAGTGATGACTTGCGGCTCAGTGGTCTGTTTGATCCGCTGAAACGGGACGATATGCTCAGTTTTCCCAGCAAAGAGTCTAATGTGTTCTATCGCGACTGGAAGGTGCTTGGGGCTTCTTACCTGGTCATCGGGCAGGTTAGCCAGAGCAGTGGGCAGTATACGGTTAACTATCAGCTGTTTGATGTACTGCGCCAGCGCTCTGTTCTGAAAGGGCAGGTTCGGGGCGTTGAAAGCCAGCTGCGAACTCTGGCACATAAGATCAGTGATGCCGTCTACGAAAAAATTACCGGTATTCCGGCCGACTTTTCAACCCGCTTAATGTATGTGACGGCCCAGAGGCACAGCGTTAACAACACCGATTACCAGTTAAACTATGCCGATGCCGATGGTAAGCGGGCCCGGGTTATTGTTCGTTCCAAAGAGCCTATTTTGTCGCCCGCCTGGTCACCAGACGGTCGTCGTATTGCTTACGTGTCTTTTGAAACGGGCAAGCCTGCTATTTTCCTGCAGCAGCTGGCCACCGGCAAACGACAGAAACTGACTGACTACAAGGGCCTGAACAGTTCGCCGGTATTCTCTCCGGATGGTAAGCAAGTGGCCCTGGTGCTGTCTAAAGACGGTAATCCGAATATCTATGTCAAGGACCTGGCTTCCGGCAAGCTGAGTCAGCTGACCCGGCATTTTTCCATTGATACTGAACCGGACTGGATGCCTGATGGCAACAGCATTGTGTTTACCTCAAATCGCGGAGGCAGCGCGCAGATTTATCAACTGGATGTTAAACATCGGTCTGATGGTTCTGTGGAGCCGGTAGGCAAACCCCGTCGCCTGACGTTCAAAGGGCGTTTCAATGCCCGGGCAAAAGTCTTCCCGGATGGTAAATCTCTGGCTCTGGTTCACAAGGGACAGGGGGCCGCTGAATTCAACATCGCCATTCTTGATCTGGACACCAATCGCCTGAGGTTGCTGACATCAGCACAGCTTGAAGATTCGCCCAGCGTTTCTCCGGGTGGTCGGCGGCTGATTTATTCTGTTCAGGGGGGAAAGCATGGTGAACTGGGTATTGTCACTGCGGATGGTAGGGTAAAATATCGTCTGCCGTCAGCGACTGGTGATGTCCGGGAACCTGTCTGGGGGCCTGCGGTCAGGTAA
- the queE gene encoding 7-carboxy-7-deazaguanine synthase QueE — MHSESLRISEIFYSLQGESRTSGLPTVFVRLTGCPLRCSWCDTEYAFSGGERRTLDSILQQVAGYGAKYVCVTGGEPLAQPGCLLLLERLADAGYEVSLETSGALDLAEVDARIVKVMDLKAPGSGEVEKNRYQNIQHLDRKDQVKFVIADRADYDWSASKLIEYDLAEKVSDVLFSPVSTGVEPAELAEWILADRLPVRFQIQLHRVIWGDKTGV; from the coding sequence ATGCATTCTGAATCCCTTCGTATTTCTGAAATTTTTTACTCTCTTCAGGGAGAGTCCAGAACCTCTGGGCTGCCGACAGTATTTGTGCGCCTTACAGGCTGCCCCCTGCGTTGTAGCTGGTGCGATACCGAATATGCCTTCTCCGGGGGTGAGCGCAGAACCCTCGACAGCATTCTGCAGCAGGTTGCTGGCTATGGCGCAAAATATGTTTGTGTCACCGGCGGTGAGCCACTGGCGCAACCGGGTTGTCTGCTACTGCTGGAACGTCTGGCTGATGCGGGTTATGAGGTTTCTCTCGAAACCAGTGGGGCGCTGGATCTGGCTGAGGTTGATGCGCGCATTGTTAAGGTCATGGACTTGAAGGCTCCCGGTTCCGGAGAGGTTGAAAAAAATCGTTACCAGAATATCCAGCATCTGGACCGCAAGGATCAGGTGAAGTTTGTTATTGCTGACCGCGCGGATTATGACTGGTCTGCCAGTAAGCTGATTGAGTATGACCTGGCCGAAAAAGTATCGGATGTGCTGTTTTCTCCGGTCAGTACCGGAGTAGAGCCAGCGGAACTGGCTGAGTGGATTCTGGCTGATCGCTTGCCGGTGCGGTTTCAGATTCAGTTGCACCGGGTAATCTGGGGTGACAAAACGGGTGTCTAA
- a CDS encoding cell envelope integrity protein TolA yields MKKVLNRIPGSSFCKAAFRKAVFRGYGFPVLVSLLLHASLLLVLSTSWSVDRQLNIVPPRSIKASLVEVPAPKPQPRPQVDDSARKAREAAERKRQKAIREERQRLQAEEKRQREIALRKEREAQEKAKKAEDARKERERQRKLEAERKRQQEVERQRKQREETLRQLEQERIQREQQEAAAQQAEEQAEKDAAEVRYYSELLNNLIVNNWNRPPSARNNMTALLQVTLSPFGDLLEVKLLEGSGNDSFDRSAVQAVQRAAPFPELKKLERRIFDANFRRFNFRFRPEDLVR; encoded by the coding sequence ATGAAGAAAGTATTAAACCGGATACCGGGCAGCTCTTTTTGTAAGGCAGCTTTTCGTAAGGCAGTGTTTCGTGGCTACGGCTTTCCAGTGCTTGTGTCGCTTTTGTTACACGCTTCACTGTTACTGGTGTTAAGCACCAGCTGGTCGGTTGATCGGCAGTTGAATATTGTTCCGCCTCGCAGTATCAAAGCGAGTCTGGTTGAAGTGCCAGCCCCGAAGCCTCAGCCTCGCCCGCAGGTAGACGACTCTGCCCGTAAAGCCCGTGAAGCGGCTGAACGTAAACGGCAGAAAGCCATTCGGGAAGAAAGGCAACGTCTTCAGGCAGAAGAAAAGCGCCAGCGGGAAATAGCCCTGCGAAAAGAGCGGGAAGCTCAGGAAAAAGCGAAGAAAGCAGAGGATGCGCGCAAAGAACGGGAGCGCCAGCGCAAACTGGAAGCAGAAAGGAAACGTCAACAGGAAGTTGAGCGTCAACGCAAACAGCGGGAAGAAACACTGCGTCAGCTGGAACAGGAACGAATTCAGAGAGAGCAGCAGGAAGCGGCAGCCCAACAGGCTGAAGAACAGGCCGAGAAAGATGCGGCAGAGGTTCGTTATTACAGTGAGTTGCTGAATAATCTCATTGTGAATAACTGGAATCGTCCGCCCAGCGCCCGCAATAATATGACAGCATTACTGCAGGTCACCCTGTCACCTTTTGGTGACTTGCTGGAAGTTAAGCTGCTGGAAGGCAGTGGCAATGACTCTTTTGACCGTTCTGCGGTACAGGCTGTGCAGCGTGCAGCGCCCTTTCCAGAGTTAAAAAAGCTGGAGCGCAGAATTTTTGACGCCAACTTCCGACGCTTTAATTTCAGGTTCAGGCCAGAGGATCTAGTTCGATGA
- the queC gene encoding 7-cyano-7-deazaguanine synthase QueC, whose amino-acid sequence MSKKAVVLLSGGLDSTTVLAMAKDQGYECYTMSFDYGQRHRAELNASKTVSEVLGAKSHKTLKMDFRDIGGSALTDDAIDVPEDLDEGIPVTYVPARNTVFLSLALGWAEVLGARDIFIGANDVDYSGYPDCRPEYLDAFEKMANLATKAGVEGDHFHIRAPLLKLTKAEIVQEGDRLGVDYGLTVSCYQADDEGRACGVCDSCRYRKKGFEEAGLSDPTRYQP is encoded by the coding sequence ATGTCTAAGAAAGCAGTTGTGCTTCTGTCTGGAGGTCTGGATTCCACGACAGTACTGGCGATGGCGAAAGATCAGGGTTATGAGTGCTATACCATGAGCTTTGACTATGGTCAGCGTCATCGTGCTGAGCTGAACGCATCAAAAACAGTGTCTGAAGTACTGGGTGCTAAAAGTCACAAGACCCTGAAGATGGATTTTCGGGATATTGGTGGTTCTGCCCTGACCGATGATGCGATTGATGTACCGGAGGATCTGGATGAAGGCATCCCTGTGACTTATGTTCCGGCACGCAATACGGTATTTCTGTCTCTGGCTCTGGGTTGGGCAGAAGTGCTGGGGGCCAGGGATATCTTTATTGGCGCCAATGATGTGGATTACTCTGGCTATCCGGACTGTCGGCCAGAATATCTGGATGCCTTTGAAAAAATGGCTAATCTTGCCACCAAAGCCGGTGTCGAGGGTGACCATTTTCATATTCGTGCGCCCCTGTTGAAACTGACCAAGGCTGAGATTGTTCAGGAAGGCGATCGTCTGGGCGTTGATTATGGCTTGACCGTATCCTGCTATCAGGCTGATGACGAAGGGCGCGCCTGCGGAGTGTGCGACAGTTGTCGTTACCGTAAAAAAGGCTTTGAAGAAGCTGGTTTGTCTGACCCGACCCGTTATCAGCCTTAA
- the ybgF gene encoding tol-pal system protein YbgF, whose translation MSLKPLSSSSLIMASLLAVPVLAEVPVVESLPTAEIVSETTQDVTPVSAPESVALENVAPENVESVIQSAQAQQPANSTAYFLNQIEELRKRNMTLEGRVEELEFQLRQNEAEFRDRYLDLDARITKAIGEQPASDLNKDHSAKTTQAVEPVNVPAQLPDSKTPEELLVKQREQADYKAAFGFIREREFDQALVALRKLLEDYPDGKLSDNAQYWLGEVLMAQGKFEPARDEFRAVIEQYPQSAKVPDASYKLGRLYDLLGDKAKARKYLELVVSKYPDSSAARLSDTYLQSMSDS comes from the coding sequence ATGAGTTTGAAACCTTTATCCAGCTCTTCCCTGATTATGGCCAGCCTGCTGGCTGTTCCGGTACTGGCCGAAGTACCCGTTGTTGAGTCTTTGCCAACGGCAGAGATCGTCAGCGAAACGACTCAGGATGTCACACCGGTGTCAGCACCAGAAAGTGTTGCCCTGGAAAATGTTGCCCCGGAAAATGTTGAAAGTGTCATTCAGAGTGCGCAGGCTCAGCAGCCAGCAAACAGCACGGCTTATTTTCTTAATCAGATCGAAGAACTGCGCAAAAGAAACATGACTCTGGAAGGACGTGTTGAAGAGCTGGAGTTTCAACTCAGGCAGAACGAGGCGGAGTTTCGGGATCGTTATCTCGACCTTGATGCCCGTATCACCAAGGCGATAGGCGAACAGCCCGCCTCTGATCTGAACAAGGATCATTCTGCCAAAACCACTCAGGCTGTTGAACCGGTTAATGTACCGGCTCAGCTGCCTGACAGTAAAACCCCTGAAGAATTGCTGGTTAAGCAGCGTGAGCAGGCCGACTATAAGGCGGCTTTCGGGTTTATCCGTGAGCGTGAGTTTGATCAGGCCCTGGTCGCTCTGCGCAAGCTGCTGGAGGATTATCCTGATGGCAAACTGTCTGATAATGCTCAATACTGGCTGGGCGAGGTGCTGATGGCTCAGGGGAAGTTTGAGCCAGCCCGTGATGAGTTCAGAGCTGTCATTGAACAATACCCGCAAAGTGCCAAAGTGCCTGATGCGTCTTACAAGTTGGGTCGATTGTATGACTTGCTGGGTGACAAGGCTAAAGCACGGAAGTATCTTGAACTGGTCGTCAGTAAGTATCCCGATAGCTCGGCTGCAAGGTTGTCTGATACTTATTTGCAGAGTATGTCAGATAGTTGA